CGACTGTAGAAGACGTCCACCTTTTGAAATGGATCGTTGGAAAAGAGATGAAAGTGAAGGCGGCAGGTGGCATCAGAACCTTCGAAGACGCCGCCAAGATGATGATGTACGGTGCGGACAAGATAGGCACGAGTTCTGGGCACAGAATTGTGATGGAGGGGGAGGAAAAGCATGGAGGTTGAAAATCTTTCACTGAAAGAGTTCTGTGAAAAGGTTGCGGAGAGAAAACCCACCCCCGGTGGGGGAGCTGTCGGTTCAGTTGTCGGTGCTCTGGCCTGTGCCCTCGCCGAGATGGTAGCAAACTTCACGAGGAAGAAAAAGGGATACGAGGACGTTGAACCGGAGATGGAAAGAATCGTTGAGGCAATGGAGGAAGCAAGAGAAAAGCTCTTTTCCCTCGCAGAAAAGGACATGAAAGCCTTCGAAAAAGTGATGAAGGCCTACAAGGGATCTAGAGAAGAGCTTCAGACTGCGCTCAAGGAAGCTGCATCTGTTCCCTTGGATGTCATAAGGGTCATGAGAGATCTGGGGCACGATCTTGAAAAGCTTGCAGAATTTGGAAACAAAAATCTAGCTTCTGACACGCTGAACGCCATGGACCTCTGTCGTGCGGTGTTTCTGGTTGAAAAAGTGAACGTTCTGGTCAATCTGAAGAATATAGAGGATGAGAAATTCAAAAACGAGATGCTGGAAGAACTCGAAGGGCAGGAAAAGCAAATAGAGGGAAGTTACAGAAGAG
This DNA window, taken from Thermotoga sp. SG1, encodes the following:
- a CDS encoding cyclodeaminase/cyclohydrolase family protein; protein product: MEVENLSLKEFCEKVAERKPTPGGGAVGSVVGALACALAEMVANFTRKKKGYEDVEPEMERIVEAMEEAREKLFSLAEKDMKAFEKVMKAYKGSREELQTALKEAASVPLDVIRVMRDLGHDLEKLAEFGNKNLASDTLNAMDLCRAVFLVEKVNVLVNLKNIEDEKFKNEMLEELEGQEKQIEGSYRRVREYLEGVVWNSK